The following proteins are encoded in a genomic region of Tenacibaculum sp. 190524A05c:
- a CDS encoding metallophosphoesterase family protein → MRTFTIGDIHGGLKALKQLISKLDLTANDVLIFLGDYVDGWSESAQVLEYLIELDKSHKCIFIKGNHDVYCENWLKSGVKPDKWLFHGGKNTITSYYEYSENQKNEHLQFLERMKLFHVDDENRLFIHAGFTSMHGPYQEVYESNYTWDRTLWEMALTMDKRIKKDSLLFPKRLLLFNEIYIGHTPTTNYNVLEPMQGCNVWNVDTGAAFKGSLTALNIETKEFVQTDPVYLLYPEEAGRNERPHKEEVKNI, encoded by the coding sequence ATGAGAACATTCACAATAGGAGACATACATGGAGGTTTAAAAGCCTTGAAACAACTTATATCTAAGTTGGATTTAACAGCTAATGATGTACTTATTTTCTTAGGTGATTATGTTGATGGTTGGAGTGAGTCTGCTCAGGTTTTAGAGTATCTAATTGAATTGGATAAAAGTCATAAATGTATTTTCATTAAAGGAAATCATGATGTGTATTGCGAAAATTGGTTAAAAAGCGGCGTGAAGCCTGACAAATGGTTATTCCACGGTGGAAAGAATACAATTACCAGTTACTATGAGTATTCTGAAAATCAGAAGAACGAACATTTACAATTCTTGGAGCGTATGAAGCTTTTTCATGTAGATGATGAAAATAGGTTGTTTATACATGCAGGATTTACCTCTATGCATGGTCCATATCAAGAAGTTTATGAATCGAACTACACTTGGGATAGAACTTTGTGGGAAATGGCCTTAACCATGGATAAACGAATAAAGAAGGATTCTCTATTATTTCCAAAACGTTTATTACTGTTTAATGAAATTTATATCGGACATACACCAACAACAAATTACAATGTATTGGAACCAATGCAAGGCTGTAATGTTTGGAATGTCGATACTGGTGCAGCGTTTAAAGGAAGTTTAACTGCATTAAATATTGAAACCAAAGAGTTTGTTCAAACCGATCCTGTTTATCTTTTATATCCAGAAGAAGCAGGAAGGAATGAGCGTCCTCATAAGGAAGAAGTGAAAAACATCTAG
- a CDS encoding sensor histidine kinase: MKKHILIITIGILLGFLVGYYMLVSEQNANVNSLVLLGSSMLGVVVAYLNYFISIFLDKVMPWKIYEGSRLFTGVISHFILSLCIVLLGFYIYSSINSEVSFFTTYKLTNIKLGILLFLISIVFQVVYFVLYSYYSYSILQIETVKLERNQVEHQLNALKSQISPHFLFNGLNTASSLIHKDENKASLFIRKLAQMYANVLKSYSNKLTTLNKELELVDSYNFLISNRFGTKYSCEILIDGEILNTKIPPLALEMLVENAVKHNVLSEESPLKVKITNDDQFIYVENNITSTPKKVASLQIGLKNINTRYVLLTGKGVVITNGNRFLVKLPIIR, from the coding sequence ATGAAAAAGCATATTCTTATCATAACTATTGGAATTCTATTAGGTTTTCTTGTAGGTTATTATATGCTTGTAAGTGAGCAAAATGCTAATGTAAATTCATTAGTATTATTAGGTAGCTCTATGCTAGGAGTTGTGGTAGCTTATTTAAATTACTTTATTTCAATTTTCTTAGATAAAGTAATGCCTTGGAAAATATATGAAGGTTCAAGATTGTTTACCGGTGTTATCTCACACTTTATACTTTCTCTTTGTATAGTTCTATTGGGATTTTATATTTATTCATCAATAAATAGTGAAGTTTCGTTTTTTACTACATATAAGCTGACTAATATTAAGCTTGGGATTTTATTATTCTTGATTTCTATTGTTTTTCAAGTAGTCTATTTTGTATTGTACTCATATTATTCATATTCAATTTTACAAATTGAAACAGTTAAACTAGAGAGAAATCAAGTAGAACATCAATTGAATGCCTTAAAATCTCAAATTAGTCCACATTTTCTTTTTAATGGACTAAATACGGCTTCTTCATTAATTCATAAAGATGAAAATAAAGCATCATTATTTATAAGAAAATTAGCTCAAATGTATGCTAATGTTTTAAAGAGTTATTCGAACAAATTAACTACTCTGAACAAAGAATTGGAACTAGTAGATTCGTATAATTTTCTAATTTCTAATCGCTTTGGAACTAAGTATAGTTGTGAGATTTTAATTGATGGTGAAATTTTGAATACCAAAATTCCACCATTAGCTTTAGAAATGTTAGTGGAAAATGCTGTAAAACATAATGTTTTGAGTGAAGAATCTCCACTTAAAGTTAAAATTACTAATGACGATCAATTTATTTATGTTGAAAATAATATCACGTCAACTCCTAAAAAAGTAGCATCACTTCAAATAGGATTAAAGAATATAAATACGAGATATGTTTTATTGACAGGAAAAGGAGTTGTCATCACAAACGGAAATAGGTTTCTAGTAAAATTGCCAATTATTCGATGA
- a CDS encoding LytTR family DNA-binding domain-containing protein, translating to MKVIIVEDEVLAVEKLERYLLKYNSTIEIVEKLDSISSAVDYFQTNTDFDVVFMDIQLTDGLSFEIFNQLTIKKPIIFITAFDEYAIDAFKVNSIDYILKPITFTDISKAMSKLESMQNLFAAKEVLSKVVNDITKRKTKDRFLVRLGNHIHSIKTNEIALFYAEGRTVHLITLQNKKFIVDFKLEELTELLEQSIFYRVNRSFIININAIKDVVVYSNSRLKISPTITVEKEIVVSREKVALFKNWFEGN from the coding sequence ATGAAAGTAATTATTGTAGAAGATGAAGTATTGGCCGTTGAAAAATTGGAGCGCTATCTTCTAAAATACAATTCAACTATTGAAATTGTTGAGAAATTAGATAGTATTTCTAGTGCTGTAGACTATTTTCAAACGAATACCGATTTTGATGTAGTTTTTATGGATATTCAACTTACTGATGGATTAAGTTTTGAGATTTTTAATCAATTAACCATTAAAAAACCTATTATTTTCATCACAGCTTTTGATGAGTATGCCATTGATGCGTTCAAGGTAAATAGTATAGATTATATTTTAAAACCTATTACGTTTACTGATATTTCTAAAGCAATGTCTAAGTTAGAATCTATGCAAAACTTATTTGCTGCTAAAGAAGTGTTATCTAAAGTGGTAAATGATATCACCAAAAGAAAAACCAAAGATCGATTTTTAGTCCGTTTAGGAAATCATATTCATTCCATTAAAACCAATGAAATAGCTTTGTTTTATGCTGAAGGAAGAACAGTTCATTTGATCACTTTACAAAACAAAAAGTTTATCGTTGATTTTAAACTAGAAGAACTTACAGAACTATTAGAACAATCTATATTTTACAGAGTAAACCGTAGTTTCATTATTAATATTAATGCTATTAAAGATGTGGTTGTTTATTCTAATAGTCGTTTAAAAATATCTCCCACAATAACCGTTGAAAAAGAAATTGTTGTTAGTAGAGAGAAAGTGGCACTTTTTAAAAATTGGTTTGAAGGAAATTAA
- a CDS encoding nucleoside 2-deoxyribosyltransferase domain-containing protein: MRVFTAKDKLPVKNEDETFCFLAGSIDFKESTSWRDTIIKGSSKNTIFFDPTREDHDTLDNQEMVCHIHWELEALELADMIILNFLPEAKSPISLVEFGLYMKSNKLIVVCPKEFYQYRYVSTICDRYNTSIYHNLQEVFKYV, from the coding sequence ATGAGAGTATTTACTGCAAAAGATAAACTACCTGTAAAGAATGAAGATGAAACTTTTTGTTTTCTAGCAGGTAGTATCGATTTTAAGGAATCTACATCTTGGAGAGATACAATAATTAAAGGAAGCTCTAAGAATACGATCTTTTTTGATCCTACAAGAGAAGATCATGATACACTCGATAATCAGGAAATGGTGTGTCATATTCACTGGGAATTAGAAGCATTAGAATTAGCGGATATGATCATTCTTAATTTTCTTCCAGAAGCTAAATCTCCAATTTCACTGGTTGAATTTGGGTTATACATGAAATCAAATAAACTTATTGTTGTATGTCCAAAAGAATTTTACCAATACCGTTATGTGAGTACAATTTGTGATAGATATAACACATCAATATATCATAATCTTCAAGAAGTTTTTAAATATGTGTAA
- the folD gene encoding bifunctional methylenetetrahydrofolate dehydrogenase/methenyltetrahydrofolate cyclohydrolase FolD — translation MILLDGKKTSADIKEEIALEVGELKRNEKKAPHLAAIIVGNDGASLTYVNAKVKACERVGFESTLIQLPEETTEAELLNEIEILNVDNDIDGFIVQLPLPKHIDEQKVLLAVDPAKDVDGFHPENVGRMALNLPTFISATPFGILELLERYEVETSGKNVVVIGRSHIVGSPMSILLSQKRKVGNATVTLTHSRTKNLEEITKEADIIVAALGIPEFLKGEMVKDGAVIIDVGITRVADPSKKSGFRLVGDVAFDEVAEKSSFITPVPGGVGPMTIAMLLKNTLIANKRRNS, via the coding sequence ATGATTTTATTAGACGGAAAGAAAACTTCTGCAGACATTAAAGAGGAAATCGCTTTAGAAGTAGGTGAATTAAAAAGAAACGAAAAAAAAGCACCGCACTTAGCTGCTATTATTGTAGGAAATGACGGAGCTAGTTTAACTTACGTAAATGCAAAAGTGAAAGCTTGTGAACGCGTAGGCTTTGAATCTACTTTAATTCAACTTCCCGAAGAAACTACAGAAGCTGAACTTTTGAATGAAATTGAAATTTTAAATGTTGATAATGATATTGACGGTTTTATCGTTCAGTTACCATTACCAAAACATATTGATGAACAAAAAGTATTATTAGCTGTTGATCCTGCTAAAGATGTGGATGGATTCCATCCTGAAAACGTTGGTAGAATGGCTTTAAACTTACCAACTTTTATTTCTGCTACTCCTTTTGGAATTTTAGAATTATTAGAACGTTATGAAGTTGAAACTTCGGGAAAGAACGTTGTTGTAATTGGTCGTAGCCACATTGTTGGAAGTCCGATGAGTATTTTATTATCTCAAAAAAGAAAAGTTGGAAATGCGACGGTTACATTAACACATAGTAGAACGAAAAACTTAGAAGAAATAACTAAAGAAGCAGATATTATTGTAGCGGCTTTAGGAATTCCAGAATTCTTAAAAGGTGAAATGGTAAAAGATGGAGCCGTAATTATTGATGTTGGAATTACTAGAGTTGCAGATCCTTCTAAGAAAAGTGGTTTCAGATTAGTTGGAGATGTTGCTTTTGACGAAGTAGCTGAAAAATCATCTTTCATTACACCTGTTCCTGGTGGAGTTGGACCGATGACCATTGCGATGTTATTAAAAAATACGTTAATAGCAAATAAGCGAAGAAATTCATAA
- a CDS encoding SIR2 family NAD-dependent protein deacylase, producing MKELKNILQEVQTKKSRNYITFLTGAGISSASGIPTYRGSDGIWIKGTKYYKPESFGTFEHFSKNADEVWQYTFFRKKMFSEAKPNDSHYLLKGIEDCIPDKFNLITQNIDNLHQRAGSKKVYEIHGNLREMRCSEECSKDVYEMPNIPLKNIDEDLTYDEKKLLFCPKCGEDTRPNILWFDEFYNERNFKLDTTLKIAKNSGLLIILGSSGATNLPNALVQQTIKYGGYVIDVNLEDNNFTENFISKKNFFKFRGDIKEFLELFKNLMKG from the coding sequence ATGAAAGAGTTAAAGAATATATTACAAGAAGTACAAACTAAAAAATCAAGAAATTATATTACGTTCTTAACTGGAGCAGGAATATCCTCAGCTAGTGGAATTCCTACTTACAGAGGAAGCGATGGTATTTGGATTAAAGGAACAAAATATTATAAACCTGAATCATTTGGAACTTTTGAGCACTTTTCTAAAAATGCTGATGAAGTATGGCAATACACTTTTTTCAGGAAAAAAATGTTTTCTGAAGCTAAACCGAATGATTCACATTATTTATTAAAAGGAATTGAAGATTGTATTCCTGATAAATTTAATTTGATTACACAGAATATCGACAATCTACATCAAAGAGCAGGTAGCAAAAAAGTTTATGAAATACATGGTAACTTAAGAGAAATGAGATGCTCAGAAGAATGTTCAAAAGACGTGTATGAAATGCCAAATATACCACTAAAAAATATTGATGAGGATTTGACTTATGATGAGAAAAAGTTATTATTCTGTCCAAAATGTGGAGAAGATACTAGACCAAATATATTATGGTTTGATGAATTTTATAATGAAAGAAACTTTAAATTAGATACTACCTTAAAGATTGCGAAAAATTCGGGGCTATTAATAATATTAGGTAGCTCAGGAGCCACTAACTTACCAAATGCTCTTGTACAACAAACTATAAAGTATGGAGGATATGTTATTGATGTAAATCTTGAGGATAATAATTTTACAGAAAACTTTATTAGTAAGAAAAACTTTTTCAAATTTAGAGGTGATATTAAAGAGTTTTTGGAATTGTTTAAGAATTTAATGAAAGGATGA
- the ffh gene encoding signal recognition particle protein, with the protein MFNNLSEKLDKALHTLKGHGKINEVNVAETLKEVRRALLDADVNFKIAKQFTNTVKEKAMGADVLTTLNPGQLMVKIVKDELTELMGGDTVGINLGGSPTVILMSGLQGSGKTTFSGKLANFLKTKKTKQVLLVGCDVYRPAAINQLQVVGEQIGVEVYAEVGNQNPVEISQNAIKHAKANGKNVVIIDTAGRLAVDEEMMTEISNIHKAVTPNETLFVVDSMTGQDAVNTAKAFNDVLNFDGVVLTKLDGDTRGGAALSIKSVVDKPIKFIGTGEKMDAIDVFHPDRMADRILGMGDVVSLVERAQEQYDEAEARKLQKKIAKNQFGFDDFLNQIQQIKKMGSMKDLVGMIPGAGKALKGMDIDDDAFKGIEAIIYSMTPDERSKPSLINASRKKRIAKGSGTSVQEVNQLMKQFDQMSKMMKMMQGGGGKRMMQMMRGMR; encoded by the coding sequence ATGTTTAATAATTTAAGCGAAAAATTAGATAAGGCGTTACATACGCTGAAAGGACACGGAAAGATTAATGAAGTTAACGTTGCAGAAACGTTAAAAGAAGTTCGTAGAGCCTTACTAGATGCCGATGTTAACTTTAAAATAGCAAAGCAATTTACAAATACTGTTAAGGAAAAAGCTATGGGAGCAGACGTATTGACTACGTTAAACCCTGGCCAATTAATGGTAAAAATTGTTAAGGATGAATTAACAGAGTTAATGGGTGGTGATACTGTTGGTATTAACCTAGGTGGATCTCCAACAGTTATTTTAATGTCTGGTTTACAAGGTTCGGGTAAAACTACTTTCTCGGGTAAACTTGCTAATTTCCTTAAAACGAAGAAAACAAAACAAGTTTTATTAGTTGGTTGTGATGTGTATCGTCCTGCCGCTATAAACCAGTTACAAGTAGTTGGTGAACAAATTGGTGTTGAAGTTTATGCTGAAGTAGGAAATCAAAATCCTGTTGAAATTTCTCAAAATGCAATTAAGCATGCAAAAGCAAACGGAAAGAATGTGGTTATTATAGATACCGCTGGTCGTTTAGCTGTTGATGAGGAAATGATGACAGAGATCTCGAATATTCATAAAGCTGTTACTCCTAATGAAACATTATTTGTTGTAGATTCTATGACAGGTCAAGATGCTGTAAATACGGCAAAAGCCTTTAATGATGTTTTAAATTTTGATGGTGTTGTACTTACAAAGTTAGATGGTGATACTCGTGGTGGAGCTGCTTTATCTATTAAGTCTGTTGTAGACAAACCAATTAAGTTTATCGGTACAGGTGAGAAAATGGATGCAATTGATGTTTTCCACCCAGATCGTATGGCAGATCGTATTCTTGGAATGGGAGACGTTGTATCGTTAGTAGAACGTGCTCAAGAACAATACGATGAAGCTGAAGCAAGAAAACTTCAAAAGAAGATTGCTAAAAATCAGTTTGGTTTTGATGATTTCTTAAACCAAATTCAGCAAATAAAGAAAATGGGAAGCATGAAAGACTTAGTTGGAATGATTCCTGGAGCTGGAAAAGCATTAAAAGGAATGGATATTGACGACGACGCTTTCAAAGGAATTGAAGCGATCATATATTCTATGACTCCTGATGAAAGAAGTAAGCCTTCTTTAATTAATGCAAGTAGAAAGAAAAGAATCGCGAAAGGATCTGGTACATCCGTGCAAGAAGTAAATCAGCTAATGAAGCAGTTTGATCAGATGAGCAAAATGATGAAGATGATGCAAGGCGGAGGCGGAAAACGCATGATGCAAATGATGCGAGGAATGAGATAA
- a CDS encoding nicotinate phosphoribosyltransferase: protein MNPLLYTDGYKVDHRRQYPDNTTLVYSNWTPRKSRIEGVNEVVFFGLQYFIKKYVIQEFNQNFFQQPKEQILEKYANRINNYLGENKVGVEHIGALHDLGFLPIVIKALPEGASVPIRVPMFTMYNTLPEFFWLTNYFETLLSTTIWMPCNSATIAKQYRKILDAYAKETSSIPEFVDWQGHDFSMRGMAGLEAAVLSASGHLLSFTGTDTIPAIDFLEEYYNANANEELVGGSVAATEHSVMCMGTNSGEEETFKRLITEVYPNGIVSIVSDTWDLWKVLTEYLPNLKEEVLSRDGKVVIRPDSGDPVDIICGNPNGTTEVEQKGVIQLLWEVFGGEINEKGFKELDPHIGAIYGDSITIERATQICERLKQNGFASTNVVLGIGSFTYQYNTRDTFGFAMKATYGEVNGEGRAIYKDPITDDGTKKSAKGLLKIIKEEGKYQLIDEVSWAEEQEGELREVFRDGKLLIDDSLLEIRKRVN from the coding sequence ATGAATCCATTATTATATACAGACGGTTACAAAGTAGATCACAGAAGACAATATCCAGATAATACAACCTTAGTATATTCAAACTGGACACCAAGAAAAAGTAGAATAGAAGGAGTGAATGAGGTAGTATTTTTCGGATTACAATACTTCATTAAGAAATATGTGATTCAAGAATTCAATCAGAACTTTTTTCAACAACCTAAAGAACAAATTCTAGAAAAATATGCTAATAGAATAAATAACTATTTAGGTGAAAATAAAGTAGGTGTAGAGCATATTGGAGCTTTACACGATCTAGGTTTCTTACCAATTGTAATCAAAGCATTGCCAGAAGGTGCTTCAGTTCCAATTCGAGTTCCAATGTTTACTATGTATAATACATTACCTGAGTTTTTCTGGTTAACAAACTATTTTGAAACACTGCTATCAACAACTATTTGGATGCCATGTAATTCTGCTACAATTGCCAAGCAATACAGAAAAATATTGGATGCATATGCGAAAGAAACCTCAAGTATTCCTGAATTTGTAGATTGGCAAGGGCACGATTTCTCAATGAGAGGAATGGCAGGATTAGAAGCAGCTGTTTTGTCAGCTTCAGGTCACTTATTAAGTTTTACAGGAACTGACACAATTCCGGCTATAGATTTTCTAGAGGAATATTACAATGCTAATGCAAATGAAGAACTTGTTGGAGGATCAGTTGCTGCAACGGAACACTCTGTTATGTGTATGGGAACAAATAGTGGAGAAGAAGAAACATTTAAAAGATTAATTACAGAAGTTTATCCTAATGGAATTGTTTCTATTGTTTCTGATACTTGGGATTTATGGAAAGTGCTAACAGAATATCTACCGAATTTAAAAGAAGAAGTTTTAAGTCGAGATGGAAAAGTTGTTATTCGTCCAGATAGTGGTGATCCTGTAGATATTATTTGTGGTAACCCAAATGGTACAACAGAAGTTGAACAAAAAGGTGTAATTCAGCTACTTTGGGAAGTGTTTGGAGGTGAAATAAATGAAAAAGGGTTTAAAGAATTAGATCCACATATTGGAGCTATTTATGGAGATAGTATTACAATAGAAAGAGCAACACAAATTTGTGAGCGATTAAAGCAAAATGGATTTGCTTCTACTAATGTTGTGTTAGGAATTGGTTCTTTTACGTATCAGTATAACACGAGAGATACTTTTGGTTTTGCTATGAAAGCAACTTACGGAGAAGTTAATGGAGAAGGAAGAGCTATTTATAAAGATCCAATAACGGATGATGGAACTAAAAAATCGGCAAAAGGTTTATTGAAAATAATAAAAGAAGAAGGAAAATATCAATTAATCGATGAAGTGAGTTGGGCAGAAGAACAAGAAGGAGAATTAAGAGAAGTATTTAGAGATGGTAAATTATTAATTGATGATTCTTTATTAGAAATTAGAAAGCGAGTAAACTAA
- a CDS encoding DinB family protein, with amino-acid sequence MEKKAINNLLEEKHQELFNWLNKQEQNYWENGPEGKWTTGQHIQHLVDSIKKLNHALSFPSFVLKYKFGKANREVRPYEQVVQRYQDKLVENKEKAKNYNAAVSTPTEKKFKHLLRTLNVQNKKLQYKTNKMSDSKLDNLIVPHPLMGKMPLREIIMWTAYHTEHHTKDLIENYS; translated from the coding sequence ATGGAGAAAAAAGCAATAAATAATTTACTAGAAGAAAAGCATCAAGAATTATTTAATTGGTTAAATAAGCAAGAACAAAATTACTGGGAAAATGGTCCGGAAGGAAAATGGACAACAGGTCAGCATATTCAACATTTAGTAGATTCTATCAAAAAACTGAATCATGCTCTTAGTTTTCCTTCATTTGTCTTAAAATATAAGTTTGGAAAAGCTAATCGAGAAGTTAGACCTTACGAACAAGTTGTACAACGATATCAAGATAAATTGGTTGAAAATAAAGAAAAAGCAAAGAATTATAATGCTGCTGTATCAACACCTACTGAGAAAAAATTCAAACACTTGTTAAGAACACTTAATGTACAAAACAAGAAGTTACAATATAAAACCAATAAGATGAGCGATAGCAAGTTAGATAATCTTATTGTTCCGCATCCTTTAATGGGTAAAATGCCTCTAAGAGAAATAATTATGTGGACCGCTTATCATACTGAACATCATACTAAAGATTTAATTGAAAACTACTCTTGA
- a CDS encoding NADAR family protein, with the protein MKYSNRTIQDKYNHDENLKFLFFWGHQPNKDGSAGKGCFSQWWESDFEIDGIVYKSAEHFMMAEKARLFNDQESLTKIIESKHPHDAKKLGRKVLNFDPKTWDKHKFDIVVKGNLAKFSQDDELKKFLIQTNDRILVEASPVDNIWGIGMAVDNENVMNPNLWKGHNLLGYALMEVRDQLQ; encoded by the coding sequence ATGAAATATTCAAACCGTACAATACAAGACAAGTATAATCACGATGAAAATTTAAAGTTTTTGTTTTTTTGGGGACATCAACCCAATAAAGATGGAAGTGCAGGTAAAGGTTGTTTTAGTCAATGGTGGGAATCAGATTTTGAAATAGATGGAATAGTTTATAAATCAGCTGAACATTTTATGATGGCCGAAAAGGCTCGATTATTTAATGATCAAGAAAGTCTGACAAAAATAATAGAATCAAAACATCCACATGATGCGAAGAAATTGGGAAGAAAAGTATTGAATTTTGATCCTAAAACTTGGGATAAACATAAGTTCGATATTGTTGTTAAAGGCAATTTAGCAAAGTTTTCTCAGGATGATGAATTAAAGAAATTCTTAATTCAAACGAATGATCGTATTCTCGTAGAGGCAAGTCCTGTTGATAATATCTGGGGAATTGGAATGGCAGTAGATAATGAAAATGTGATGAATCCAAATTTATGGAAAGGTCATAATTTATTAGGTTATGCTTTGATGGAAGTACGTGATCAACTTCAATAG
- a CDS encoding histidine kinase: MKKLFVHKPLFRLLSPVFSGVIVYLLILLVNNNVAQIQNEFLGEELYVCIGMSYIIQEFSRVLLLLFKRFSFLNDAVLSIVLQVVVSIVLSIVVVTICITIYYKQVLGFSPNSEELWLFNSVFSVITMIYILLFISHQYLHKINSEKLKEEQEYLAHIEQDFKEFKQGINPDLLFESLENLLVLIKQDKEKADDFIDYLATIYRYILSSKQKQLVGLTEELENTEELVKLFNYLPYRNVSLVNRIKTSFLIVPRSLLFMVEQIIRTTIISSNINLEIELNEEIDFFTISYLTNDKITEVFSAKNYKEIERVYAIYSKSTIDVTTSDYKRTIKIPKLTIKSNA; the protein is encoded by the coding sequence ATGAAAAAGTTATTTGTACATAAACCATTATTTCGTCTTCTAAGTCCTGTTTTTAGTGGAGTAATTGTGTATTTGCTCATTCTGTTGGTCAATAATAATGTAGCTCAAATTCAGAATGAATTCCTTGGTGAAGAGTTATATGTATGTATTGGAATGTCATACATAATTCAAGAATTTTCTAGAGTTTTATTATTACTATTTAAACGATTTTCGTTTTTGAACGATGCAGTTTTATCCATTGTTTTACAGGTTGTTGTGTCCATTGTTTTGAGTATCGTTGTGGTAACCATATGTATTACTATTTATTATAAGCAAGTACTTGGTTTTTCTCCAAACTCAGAAGAACTTTGGCTTTTTAATAGCGTATTCAGTGTAATTACCATGATCTACATATTGCTATTTATAAGTCATCAATATTTGCATAAAATCAACAGCGAGAAGTTAAAAGAAGAACAAGAGTATTTAGCGCATATAGAACAAGATTTCAAAGAATTTAAACAAGGAATAAATCCAGATTTACTATTTGAAAGCCTGGAGAATTTATTGGTGTTGATAAAACAGGATAAGGAAAAGGCAGATGATTTTATAGATTATTTAGCTACGATTTATAGGTATATCTTATCAAGTAAACAAAAGCAGTTAGTTGGATTAACAGAGGAGTTGGAGAATACTGAGGAGTTAGTCAAGTTATTCAATTACTTGCCTTATAGAAATGTATCTCTTGTTAATCGCATAAAAACATCATTTTTAATTGTACCCAGAAGCTTGTTGTTTATGGTTGAACAAATAATTAGAACTACCATAATTTCTTCTAATATTAATTTAGAAATCGAGCTGAATGAAGAAATAGATTTTTTTACAATTAGTTATCTCACAAACGATAAAATCACAGAAGTATTCTCAGCTAAAAACTATAAAGAGATAGAAAGAGTGTACGCAATTTACAGTAAAAGTACGATCGATGTTACTACTTCTGACTACAAACGAACTATTAAAATACCCAAACTAACTATTAAAAGTAACGCATAA